TGGATGCTCCTCTTTGTGCCGGTTGCGGTGGTGCTGGAGTACGCGAATCCCTCCGGATACGTGTGGATCTTTATCGCTTCCGGGCTCGCCATCATCCCTCTCGCCGGCTGGATGGGACGGGCCACCGAAGAGGTCGCGAGCTACATGGGCGAAGGGGTCGGCGGCCTTCTTAATGCGACATTCGGTAATGCGGCCGAACTTATTATCGGGGTGGTCGCCCTGAACAGCGGGCTGTACGATGTCGTCAAGGCGTCGCTCGCCGGTTCGATCATCGGCAACATCCTCTTGGTGCTCGGCGCGGCGATGCTGGCAGGGGGCATCAGGTTCAATGTGCAAACCTACAACGCGTCGGCGGCGCGGTCGCAGGCGACGATGATGACACTGGCTTCCATTGCGCTTATGGGACTGACCGTCTTAGAGGCACTAGCCGGGGTTGCAAATGCGAAGATTGACAGCGATCTCAGCGTCGCCGTCGCCTGTGTGTTGCTGGTCGTTTATGCGCTGAACCTGTGCTTCGAACTGATTACGCACAAGAAGTTGTTTGCGGGAGAGGGGGCCGAGAGGTCGGAGGAACCCCGGTGGAGCCTTAGGCAGGCGATCCTCGTCCTTGCCGGAGCGACAGTGCTGGTGGCCTGGATGAGCGAGATCCTGGTCTCCGCCATCGAGCCGACGACCCACGTGCTCGGATTGAACAGCATCTTCGTCGGCGTATTCGTCGTCGCCATTCTCGGCAACGCCGCTGAGCACGCCACCGCCGTGCAGGCGGCAATGAAGAATCGCATGGATCTCGCGCTGTCGATTGCCATCGGATCGAGCGTTCAGGTTGCGCTGTTCGTCGCACCGGTGCTTGTGCTATCTAGCCTTGTTTTCGGTCCTACCCCTATGGACCTGGTCTTCCGCCCCGGCCTCGCCTTCTCGGTGTTCTTCGCCATCCTGATCACCGCCCAGGTGGCCGGCAATGGCGAATCCGACTGGCTGAAGGGTGCGCAGTTACTCGCTCTTTACATCATCTTGGGGCTGCTCTTCTTCTTCGCGCCAATACCCCCCGTGATGCCACCCGGTCCCTGATGAGCTAGGGCGGCCGCCTGGAGAGTGGCAACCGCTGCGATGGTAAGATGGGCTCTTGAATAAATTGCTCTGACCAGCACAGCAGACACCCATCGAGCCAGCAGGCTTCCGGCTCACAACAGCACAATTGAGTGCCGAGCCAAGACGCCTGCATAGCAAATGGCAACAGATTCAGGCCTAGAGTTGAGCTGCAGGGATGGACGAAGTAAGCGAGCCGATAAAGGTGAACAGCAGGACCTGCAAAACCTGACTCTCTGAATTCACTGCTAAGCAGTCCATGATCATGAGTGTTCTCATCGTTCTGACCATCGTATGCACAGTAATATTAGGAATAGGCTCTGTGTCGAACGCAGCCGAGATATCGAGCAGCCTCGATGACAAGCCAGTTGAGACTCCCACGGCAGAAACCGCATCATCTCTGCAGGAGCAAACACCGGACGATCGCTCTGTAGAATCGACGGAAGAGAAACCGGAAGGGAGACTTCGGCGGCTGGAGTCATTGATTCGCGGCGCCACACCTGAAGAGCGCGCGCGTCTCGAAGAAGAGCGAAGGCAATTGTCGGAGGCCGCCTCACTCTTCGGCACGGACCCTACCGCTATCATCGGGTACTATCAGCTCACGTACGGGCACAGTGAGTTCACCCACGGTCTTCGTCTGGACACGGCGACTGCCGTGATCCGCCTCCCAGTCACACCCAACTTCGGCGTCCAGGTCACCATGCCTTATGTGTGGGCCGATCAGCACCAGCGACAGGGATTCCCGACAAATGGCACCAGCGACATGGTCCTCCGCGTCGGCGGGCGGGTGTATACAAGCGAGTATGTCGCCGTGTTCCTCGGAACCGATGTCTTGTTCCCTACGGCCTCAGAAAAGCAACTGGGCACGGGCTCGTATGTCCTTGGACCGGGCGTCGTGCTGGCTTCCCCGTTGGCCCGGTTACGCTCCATGTTCTATCTCGTGGTCCAGGACTACAACTCCGTCACCGACGATCCCGCCCGCCCCGACGTCCACTTCATGCAAGTCCAAGGGACCTTTAACACCATCTGGTCTGAGCATTGGTGGACCTCTGTCGGGGGGACCTGGAACAGTGATTGGAATGTGCACCGAAAAACCGCGTCGTACGTAGTGGGCCAGGTCGGCTACCGGTTTGGACATTGGAACGTGTTTGCCGGGCCGGGTGTGGGAATTACGGGAGACAATACGCCATTGGGCGTGGACTGGACGGTGCAGGCCGGCGTACGTTGGGTGTTCAAGACGCCGCTGATTCCCGAACGCCTCTTCAAAGGGCTCCCAAAAGGGGGAAGCTAACCCGAACCGTGACATCAATCCTTGCAGCAGTAGCCGTTTGGCTTTTTCTATGGCTCGGTTTCTTTCCACTTGAAATTTTTGCCGAAGATACTGCGCCGTCTGCTGAAACGCAAACTCAAGGCGAACAAGGTACAGAATCTCGGGAGGAGAAGCGAGGGGGCCTGCGTGGCCGGATAGAGTCGCGGTTCTACGGCGCCACACCTGAAGAGCAAACTCGGCTCGAAGAAGAACGCAAGCGCCTGTCGGCGGCAGCAGCAGTATTCGGGACCGACCCGACCGCCATCAACGGATACTATCAACTCGAATACGGGCACAACACGTTCCTCCACAATCTGCGCACTGATACGGCGACTGCAGAGGCCCGACTGCCCATCACACCCAACTTTGTCATGCGGGTGACCATGCCCTATGTGTGGGCCGACCTGAACCAGCCCCGCGGATTCACGACGAATGGCGCAAGTGATCTATTGGTTCGATTTGGCGGGCGAGTGTATGCCAGCCCGGAGTTGGCAGTATTCGTCGGCGGCGATGCCACGTTTCCGACAGGCTCGAACGATCAACTGAGCACAGGAAAATATACCCTTGGCCCGGGAGGCGCGGTGGCGGTCCCCTTACCCAGGGTGCGCTCGTTGTTCTTTTCATTTGTCCAGGACTACAGCTCTGTCGGAGGTGATCCCAGCCGCGCCAACCTCCACTTCATGCGGGTTACGTCAGCGTTCAACACCATCTGGTCTGAGCGATGGTGGTCTACTGCGTCCATGGAATGGGACATGAATTGGAACCAGAACCGAAAGACGACGATGAACCTGGTGGGCGAGATCGGCCACCGGTTAGATCAACATTGGAACATCTTTGCCTCATACGGCGCAGGAGTGATGGGAAGGGATTCATTTTTAGGTTTGGACTGGACAGTACAACTCGGCGTGCGGTGGGTGTTCATGACCCCGTTCTTTCAGGAACGCGTGTTTGAACAGTTCCCAAAACCTGGACCGCCTTCTCAATGATCGATACGTCGGTCGCTGCACCGCATCGTTATCTGAAGAGAAATATCCCTCCCTTCTCACGTCATAAGAAACATTCGGCGGATCGAATCGGTTGACGAAATAGGATTCGGTGTGATGAATGAGCACGCATAGTGGTCGCGACATTCACCAGGTGACTTTTTCCTCGTATGTGCTACACTGCGAGCGTTTATCCGGTACCTATTGCAACGGGAGACTCCTGACCCTATCGATGGGAATGACGACCGAGTCCGCAAAGAGCCTGGTTCCAGCCGCCATCGCACTCTTCATCA
The nucleotide sequence above comes from Nitrospiraceae bacterium. Encoded proteins:
- the cax gene encoding calcium/proton exchanger, yielding MLNWMLLFVPVAVVLEYANPSGYVWIFIASGLAIIPLAGWMGRATEEVASYMGEGVGGLLNATFGNAAELIIGVVALNSGLYDVVKASLAGSIIGNILLVLGAAMLAGGIRFNVQTYNASAARSQATMMTLASIALMGLTVLEALAGVANAKIDSDLSVAVACVLLVVYALNLCFELITHKKLFAGEGAERSEEPRWSLRQAILVLAGATVLVAWMSEILVSAIEPTTHVLGLNSIFVGVFVVAILGNAAEHATAVQAAMKNRMDLALSIAIGSSVQVALFVAPVLVLSSLVFGPTPMDLVFRPGLAFSVFFAILITAQVAGNGESDWLKGAQLLALYIILGLLFFFAPIPPVMPPGP